A single Sphingopyxis chilensis DNA region contains:
- a CDS encoding translocation/assembly module TamB domain-containing protein — MAGEAPAAREGDAPATRRSWPLTILRWVGLGLLGLILVFALFLIGLNSDAGRRFVVTQIEKYEFENGMKIGIGRLDGSLYGRMIIRDFTLSDPTGVFLRSPELRVDWRPVRYLANHVDIRSATAKTLVMEKIPAFKPVPDTGEPLLPDLDIDVGRLRVDRFVFEPAAAGERQVATLSGKVAIADRRAQVSANAETISGGGGQGDTLKLVLDAVPERNRLAMTLDVTAPQGGVLAAMGGFKEPMTAKLAGRGDWKVWNGNLTANLGAAPLARVALTARDGTFAAKGTAQASRLLTGPAAELLGTETAIDLTARLQERKAAVDGRISSDAARLGISGGLDLGGNRFEALQLAVNILRPSAIAPGVRANGLRATARLDGEFALPTVGYQANANSLAVNDIIVEGLMLAGTARVDADQIVVPVAGRAARIRGLDTVAGGTLVQVRLDGDLAYADGRILSDNLRLRSPRIDAKAILIADLNKGFYTGAIDGRINDYRIESVGIFDIDTDADLKTAPRGGFEIVGNVRARSTRLFNSGVRDFLGGNATASSAVRYGTDGVIRFSSLRLTAPRLRITGGQGSYAPNGQIRLTARANSTDYGPVGVQLAGTISDPRAVVTAERPGLGIGLSNLVARVNGAPNGYRLAATGDTDYGPLSADVVLLMAAGPLTIDVERGDLAGIGFNGRLVQSEAGPFTGQLNASGQGLGGLVRLSAAGQYQAAAINVRANDVVLPGPAQLAIGSAIVDADVTLYDQPHIVADIQIADTQIRDYDIAVGRVKIDYRNGSGKAQALVEGTSGVPFRIAANADLTPELWRASVQGRATGINFRTASPARIIPGTDGYELLPTTVNLGRGSSARVAGRFGDGIMVQSRLERVNMAILNAVYPDMGLGGRATGSLDFEQANSESFPRADARMTITGFTRTTAASVSQPVDVNFAGKLLADGGEARAVMRKRGSVIGRVQASLRPLGPSAGGWTERLMAAPLGGGIRYNGPADTLYSFFGPADQHVAGPIAVAADFSCSVADPCLDGVVRGKDMTYENQTYGTKLTNIVVNGRFTGNRLEIEQLTAKAGDGTVQAKGFVSLASADGYPMNIAATLDNARLARSENIAARATGNLTLEKVAGQAAVLSGSLRLPETRYRIVREGAAQVPVLTGVRRKPPAGRQRISGDGLAAVGGSLFDLLRLDIALKAPDEIYVSGMGLESEWSADIVLRGTTLAPQVTGEIELVRGTLGFAGRSFELQEGRVTFPTGDAFDPAIRLIADDTIETVTVTVSVTGRASNPQVAFSSVPGLPQDEIVSRILFGDSITTLSPLQAVQLAASLNTLSSGGGGLSPLGALQSATGIDRLRVLGPDDTVGRGAALAAGQYITKDIYLEVITDARGYTATQLEISLTRALSLLSQAGGSGQSNLSIRYRKDY, encoded by the coding sequence ATGGCCGGGGAGGCGCCTGCGGCAAGAGAGGGAGACGCACCGGCGACGCGGCGGTCGTGGCCGCTGACGATCCTGCGCTGGGTCGGCCTCGGCTTGCTTGGGCTCATCCTGGTCTTTGCGCTCTTTCTCATCGGACTCAACAGCGATGCCGGGCGCCGCTTCGTCGTCACCCAGATAGAGAAATATGAATTCGAAAACGGGATGAAGATCGGCATCGGCCGGCTCGACGGTTCGCTCTATGGCCGGATGATCATTCGCGATTTCACGCTGTCCGATCCAACCGGCGTCTTCCTGCGTTCGCCCGAGCTTCGTGTCGACTGGCGCCCGGTTCGCTATCTCGCAAATCATGTCGATATCAGGTCGGCGACCGCGAAGACGCTGGTAATGGAGAAGATCCCCGCGTTCAAACCGGTGCCCGATACGGGCGAACCACTGCTACCCGACCTCGACATCGACGTCGGACGGCTTCGCGTCGATCGCTTCGTCTTCGAGCCTGCGGCGGCCGGCGAACGGCAGGTGGCGACGCTCAGCGGCAAGGTCGCGATCGCCGATCGGCGGGCGCAGGTCAGCGCCAACGCCGAAACGATCAGCGGTGGCGGCGGGCAGGGCGATACGCTGAAGCTGGTCCTGGATGCCGTTCCCGAACGGAACCGGCTCGCGATGACGCTCGACGTCACCGCGCCCCAGGGCGGCGTGCTCGCGGCGATGGGCGGGTTCAAGGAGCCAATGACGGCAAAGCTTGCCGGGCGCGGCGACTGGAAGGTTTGGAACGGCAATCTGACCGCCAATCTCGGCGCCGCGCCGCTCGCACGCGTCGCGCTGACGGCGCGCGACGGCACCTTTGCGGCCAAGGGAACGGCGCAAGCATCACGGCTGCTGACCGGGCCGGCGGCGGAATTGCTCGGTACCGAAACCGCTATCGACCTCACCGCGCGGCTGCAGGAGCGAAAAGCCGCGGTCGACGGCCGAATCTCGTCCGACGCGGCGCGCCTCGGGATCAGCGGCGGGCTCGACCTCGGCGGCAACCGGTTCGAAGCGCTTCAACTTGCGGTGAATATCCTGAGGCCGAGCGCGATCGCGCCCGGTGTTCGCGCCAACGGGCTGCGCGCGACGGCAAGGCTGGACGGCGAATTCGCGCTGCCGACGGTGGGCTATCAGGCGAATGCCAACAGCCTTGCGGTCAACGACATCATTGTCGAGGGGCTGATGCTCGCCGGCACGGCGCGCGTCGATGCCGATCAGATCGTGGTGCCCGTTGCGGGACGCGCGGCGCGGATTCGCGGGCTCGACACCGTCGCGGGCGGAACGCTCGTGCAAGTGCGGCTGGACGGCGATCTTGCCTATGCGGACGGACGTATCCTCAGCGACAATCTGCGCCTGCGCTCGCCGCGCATCGATGCGAAGGCGATCCTGATCGCGGATTTGAACAAGGGCTTTTATACCGGCGCAATCGACGGGCGGATCAACGATTACCGCATCGAAAGCGTCGGCATCTTCGACATCGACACCGATGCCGACCTCAAGACCGCGCCGCGCGGCGGGTTCGAGATCGTCGGCAACGTTCGCGCACGCTCGACCCGATTGTTCAATTCGGGGGTCCGCGATTTCCTGGGCGGCAATGCCACCGCGTCGAGCGCCGTGCGCTATGGCACCGATGGCGTCATCCGTTTCTCGAGCCTCCGCCTGACCGCACCGCGCCTGCGCATTACCGGCGGGCAGGGGAGCTATGCGCCGAACGGCCAGATCCGGCTGACCGCGCGCGCGAATTCGACCGATTATGGCCCGGTCGGCGTCCAGCTTGCCGGGACGATCAGCGATCCGCGCGCGGTGGTAACCGCCGAGCGGCCCGGGCTCGGCATCGGGCTTTCCAATCTGGTGGCGCGGGTAAATGGGGCGCCGAACGGCTATCGCCTCGCGGCGACGGGCGACACCGACTATGGGCCGCTGTCGGCCGACGTCGTGCTGCTGATGGCGGCGGGGCCGTTGACGATCGATGTCGAACGCGGCGACCTCGCGGGCATAGGGTTCAACGGGCGTCTCGTGCAGAGCGAGGCCGGGCCGTTCACCGGACAGCTCAACGCGTCGGGACAGGGGCTGGGCGGCCTTGTCCGGCTGAGCGCCGCAGGCCAGTATCAGGCGGCGGCCATCAATGTCCGGGCGAACGACGTCGTACTTCCCGGCCCGGCGCAGCTCGCGATCGGTTCGGCGATCGTCGATGCCGATGTCACGCTCTATGACCAGCCCCATATTGTCGCCGACATCCAGATCGCGGATACGCAGATCCGCGACTATGACATCGCCGTCGGGCGGGTGAAGATTGACTATCGGAATGGCAGCGGCAAGGCCCAGGCGCTCGTCGAAGGCACCAGCGGCGTCCCCTTCCGCATTGCCGCGAACGCCGATCTGACACCCGAGCTGTGGCGCGCGTCGGTGCAGGGGCGTGCGACGGGGATCAATTTCCGCACCGCGTCGCCCGCGCGCATCATTCCCGGCACCGACGGATATGAATTGCTGCCGACCACGGTCAATCTTGGCCGCGGTAGCAGCGCGCGCGTCGCGGGACGCTTCGGTGACGGCATCATGGTTCAGAGCCGGCTCGAGCGGGTCAATATGGCGATCCTCAACGCCGTCTATCCCGACATGGGGTTGGGCGGCCGCGCGACCGGCAGCCTCGATTTCGAACAGGCGAACTCCGAAAGCTTCCCCCGCGCCGACGCGCGGATGACGATCACCGGTTTCACCCGCACTACTGCGGCGTCGGTGAGCCAGCCGGTCGATGTCAATTTCGCCGGCAAGCTGCTCGCCGACGGTGGCGAGGCGCGCGCGGTGATGCGCAAGCGCGGCAGCGTCATCGGCCGGGTGCAAGCGTCGCTCCGGCCGCTCGGGCCCAGTGCGGGCGGCTGGACCGAGCGATTGATGGCCGCGCCGCTTGGCGGCGGGATCCGCTACAACGGCCCCGCCGACACGCTCTACTCTTTCTTCGGCCCCGCCGATCAGCATGTCGCGGGGCCGATCGCGGTTGCCGCTGATTTCAGTTGCAGCGTCGCCGATCCCTGCCTCGACGGCGTGGTGCGCGGCAAGGACATGACTTATGAGAACCAGACTTACGGCACCAAGCTGACGAATATCGTCGTCAATGGGCGCTTCACGGGCAACCGGCTGGAGATCGAACAGCTGACCGCGAAGGCCGGCGATGGCACGGTGCAGGCGAAGGGTTTCGTCAGCCTCGCTTCGGCTGATGGCTATCCGATGAACATCGCGGCGACGCTCGACAACGCGCGCCTCGCGCGCAGCGAGAATATCGCAGCGCGGGCGACCGGGAATCTGACGCTCGAAAAGGTCGCGGGGCAGGCCGCCGTGCTGTCGGGCAGCCTTCGCCTGCCCGAAACACGCTATCGCATCGTGCGCGAGGGCGCCGCGCAGGTGCCCGTGCTGACCGGGGTGCGGCGCAAACCGCCCGCCGGGCGACAGCGGATCAGCGGTGACGGGCTCGCCGCGGTGGGAGGCAGCCTGTTCGACCTTCTCCGCCTCGACATCGCGCTGAAGGCGCCCGACGAAATCTATGTGTCGGGCATGGGGCTCGAATCCGAATGGAGCGCCGACATCGTGCTGCGCGGAACGACGCTGGCGCCGCAGGTGACCGGCGAAATCGAACTGGTGCGCGGCACGCTCGGCTTTGCCGGGCGCTCGTTCGAACTTCAGGAGGGAAGGGTGACCTTCCCGACCGGCGACGCGTTCGACCCCGCGATCCGCCTGATTGCCGACGACACGATCGAAACGGTGACGGTGACGGTCAGCGTGACGGGGCGCGCGAGCAATCCGCAGGTCGCCTTCTCGAGCGTTCCAGGCCTGCCGCAGGACGAGATCGTCTCGCGCATCCTGTTCGGCGATTCGATCACGACGCTCTCGCCGTTGCAGGCGGTGCAACTCGCGGCTTCGCTCAACACGCTGAGCAGCGGCGGCGGTGGATTGAGCCCGCTCGGTGCGCTCCAGTCGGCGACGGGGATCGACCGGCTGCGCGTGCTCGGACCCGACGATACCGTCGGGCGCGGCGCGGCGCTCGCCGCCGGGCAATATATCACCAAGGATATCTATCTGGAGGTGATCACCGACGCGCGCGGCTATACCGCGACGCAGCTTGAGATCAGCCTGACGCGGGCACTGTCATTGCTCAGTCAGGCGGGCGGTTCGGGGCAGTCGAACCTCAGCATCCGATATCGCAAGGATTATTGA
- a CDS encoding TMEM165/GDT1 family protein: MEALFTSTAIVALAEIGDKTQLLAILLATRFRQPLPIILGILVATLANHALAALLGASAAAFLDSPVFRYAIGASFIAMAAWTLIPDTFDDDDAPKPRFGAFLTTLVAFFLVEMGDKTQVATIALGAQYHNVLTVTAGTTLGMMIANVPAIFLGHELLKRVDLAKVRIVAATLFLVIGIWVLAQTAGWLG; this comes from the coding sequence ATGGAAGCCCTGTTCACCTCGACCGCGATCGTCGCGCTCGCCGAAATCGGCGACAAGACGCAGCTGCTCGCCATCCTGCTCGCGACGCGTTTCCGACAGCCGCTGCCGATCATCCTCGGCATATTGGTGGCGACGCTCGCCAACCATGCGCTGGCGGCGCTGCTCGGCGCGTCGGCAGCTGCCTTTCTCGACAGCCCGGTCTTTCGCTATGCGATCGGCGCGTCATTCATCGCGATGGCGGCTTGGACGCTGATCCCCGACACATTCGACGACGACGACGCGCCGAAGCCGCGTTTCGGGGCGTTCCTCACCACGCTCGTCGCCTTTTTCCTGGTCGAAATGGGCGACAAGACGCAGGTGGCGACGATCGCGCTCGGCGCGCAATATCACAACGTGCTGACGGTCACCGCGGGGACGACGCTCGGCATGATGATCGCCAATGTGCCGGCGATTTTCCTCGGCCATGAATTGCTGAAGCGCGTCGATCTCGCGAAGGTGCGTATCGTAGCAGCCACGCTGTTCCTGGTGATCGGCATTTGGGTTCTGGCACAGACGGCGGGGTGGCTCGGCTAG
- the galE gene encoding UDP-glucose 4-epimerase GalE, giving the protein MNILLTGGAGYIGSHVAAPLVLAGHRVICFDNLSNSDPAVMDRLEAITGHAVPLVTGDIRDSEALREVLRDHAIEAVVHFAGLKAVGESVAEPMKYYDNNVRGTLSLLEAMADCGTKKLVFSSSATVYGQPQYLPLDENHPTSATNPYGRTKLMIEEMLADVAAADPEWRIAILRYFNPVGAHDSGLIGENPNGIPNNLMPFISRVAAGRLGELSVFGDDYDTPDGTGVRDYIHVVDLADGHVAALEAIAKTMDPLSIWNLGTGQGYSVLDMVKAFERVNGVSIPYRIAPRRDGDVASCFASPERAAHELGWTANRDLDAMCASSWNFERTLAGRNSD; this is encoded by the coding sequence ATGAATATCCTGCTGACGGGCGGCGCCGGCTATATCGGCAGCCATGTCGCGGCGCCGCTGGTATTGGCGGGCCACCGCGTCATCTGCTTCGACAATCTGTCGAACAGCGACCCCGCGGTGATGGATAGGCTCGAAGCGATCACCGGCCATGCTGTTCCGCTCGTCACCGGCGACATCCGCGACAGCGAAGCCTTGCGCGAAGTGCTGCGGGACCATGCGATCGAGGCGGTGGTCCATTTCGCGGGGCTGAAGGCGGTAGGGGAATCGGTCGCCGAGCCGATGAAATATTACGACAATAATGTGCGGGGCACCCTGTCGCTGCTCGAAGCGATGGCCGATTGCGGGACCAAGAAGCTCGTCTTCTCGTCGAGCGCGACGGTCTATGGCCAGCCCCAATATCTGCCGCTCGACGAGAACCACCCGACCTCGGCGACCAACCCCTATGGCCGCACCAAGCTGATGATCGAAGAGATGCTCGCCGACGTCGCCGCCGCCGACCCCGAATGGCGGATTGCAATCCTGCGCTATTTCAATCCCGTCGGCGCGCACGACAGTGGGCTGATCGGCGAGAACCCCAACGGCATTCCGAACAATCTGATGCCGTTCATCAGCCGCGTCGCCGCCGGACGGCTCGGCGAATTGTCGGTGTTCGGCGACGATTATGACACGCCCGACGGCACCGGCGTGCGCGACTATATCCATGTCGTCGATCTCGCCGACGGCCATGTCGCGGCGCTTGAGGCAATTGCGAAGACCATGGATCCGCTGTCGATCTGGAACCTTGGCACCGGCCAGGGCTATTCGGTGCTCGACATGGTCAAGGCGTTCGAGCGCGTGAACGGCGTCAGCATCCCCTATCGTATCGCGCCACGCCGCGACGGCGATGTCGCAAGCTGCTTCGCCAGCCCCGAGCGTGCTGCGCACGAACTCGGCTGGACCGCGAACCGCGATCTCGACGCCATGTGCGCGTCGAGCTGGAATTTCGAGCGCACGCTCGCCGGGCGCAATTCGGACTAG
- a CDS encoding BufA1 family periplasmic bufferin-type metallophore: MTNALKLSLAASAVLAMAAGTAIGGTAVAAEGAKEKCYGVALKGKNDCAAGPGTSCAGTSTVDYQGNAWKHVPAGSCVKMGGTLAAHKGNAKPVAKKG, from the coding sequence ATGACCAATGCACTCAAACTGTCGCTCGCCGCTTCGGCTGTCCTCGCCATGGCTGCCGGCACCGCGATCGGCGGCACCGCCGTCGCCGCCGAAGGCGCCAAGGAAAAATGCTATGGGGTCGCGCTCAAGGGCAAGAATGATTGCGCCGCCGGGCCGGGCACGAGCTGCGCCGGCACCTCGACCGTCGACTATCAGGGCAACGCCTGGAAGCATGTGCCCGCCGGCAGCTGCGTCAAGATGGGCGGCACCTTGGCCGCGCACAAGGGCAACGCCAAGCCGGTCGCCAAGAAGGGCTGA
- the bufB gene encoding MNIO family bufferin maturase: MTASLLPTLPVRAGIGLKPQHYADVLAAAEQGRAPAWAEVHPQNYFGAGGPPHRWLTAIAEHLPISFHSVGLSLGSAAGADRDELDALAALCRRYAPAMVSDHLSWTNGPDDKFPDLLPIPYSQPALNHFTAEVGRVQDRLRRPLLIENPSRYLAYAGDDWSEVDFLHELCRRSGCGLLLDINNVEVSAFNLGLDPVAWLDAFDPRHVGEIHVAGHAVKDDDMGGTIAIDDHGSPVRASCWNLLTRFLGRAGPKPVLIEWDTDVPDYATLIAESAKADALLRAPAHA; this comes from the coding sequence GTGACCGCTTCCCTGCTTCCGACGCTGCCCGTGCGCGCCGGCATCGGGCTCAAGCCGCAGCATTATGCCGATGTGCTGGCGGCGGCGGAGCAGGGAAGGGCGCCCGCCTGGGCCGAAGTCCACCCCCAGAATTACTTCGGCGCGGGCGGGCCGCCGCACCGCTGGCTGACCGCGATCGCCGAGCATCTGCCGATCAGCTTTCATTCGGTCGGGCTGTCGCTGGGCTCGGCGGCGGGCGCCGATCGCGACGAACTTGACGCGCTCGCGGCGCTTTGCCGCCGCTATGCGCCGGCGATGGTCTCCGATCATCTGAGCTGGACCAACGGGCCCGACGACAAGTTTCCCGACCTGCTGCCGATCCCTTATAGCCAACCGGCGCTCAATCATTTCACGGCCGAAGTCGGCCGCGTGCAGGACCGGTTGCGCCGCCCCCTCCTGATCGAAAATCCCTCGCGCTACCTCGCTTATGCTGGTGACGATTGGAGCGAGGTCGATTTCCTGCACGAGCTTTGCCGGCGCAGCGGGTGCGGCTTGCTGCTCGACATCAACAATGTCGAGGTTTCGGCCTTCAATCTCGGGCTCGATCCGGTGGCGTGGCTCGACGCTTTCGATCCGCGCCATGTCGGCGAAATCCACGTCGCGGGCCATGCGGTCAAGGACGACGACATGGGCGGGACGATCGCGATCGATGACCATGGGTCGCCGGTGCGGGCGAGCTGCTGGAACTTGCTGACTCGATTTCTGGGCCGGGCGGGTCCGAAACCCGTTCTGATCGAATGGGATACCGACGTTCCCGATTATGCGACGCTGATCGCCGAGTCTGCCAAGGCCGACGCGCTGCTGCGGGCGCCAGCCCATGCTTGA
- a CDS encoding DNA-binding domain-containing protein: MLERQQAAIAATLLRGPAHLPADLFAGGDAAVMRGLRVHANTISHAQLVALEETFPRTRDYLGEREFNRLSRLFVDEGGAENRSLNDIGADFADRLANPRAADLARVEWAWLASYHAADAPALALADLLGLGESGLLDLPVRRHPAARVVVLASDAAPLVDPAFASETRALLVTRPDAEVRLFAIEPAAAAALGTAQEIAPIGNLIAHLAEQHPDGGAAIAALIEAGAFERV; the protein is encoded by the coding sequence ATGCTTGAACGGCAACAGGCGGCGATCGCAGCAACCCTGCTGCGTGGTCCGGCCCATCTACCTGCCGATCTGTTCGCGGGGGGCGACGCCGCCGTGATGCGCGGGCTTCGCGTTCATGCCAACACGATATCGCACGCGCAGCTCGTCGCGCTCGAAGAGACGTTTCCGCGCACCCGCGACTATCTGGGCGAGAGGGAATTCAACCGGCTGTCGCGCCTGTTTGTCGACGAAGGTGGGGCCGAGAACCGTTCGTTGAACGACATCGGCGCGGACTTTGCCGACCGGCTTGCCAATCCGCGTGCCGCGGACCTCGCGCGCGTCGAGTGGGCCTGGCTCGCAAGCTACCATGCCGCCGATGCGCCCGCGCTGGCGCTAGCCGACCTGCTCGGTCTCGGAGAATCCGGGCTGCTCGACCTGCCCGTCCGGCGGCACCCCGCGGCGCGCGTTGTCGTGCTGGCCAGCGATGCCGCGCCGCTCGTCGATCCGGCCTTCGCGTCCGAAACGCGGGCGCTGCTCGTCACGCGTCCAGATGCTGAAGTTCGCCTGTTCGCGATCGAACCGGCCGCGGCAGCCGCGCTCGGCACGGCGCAAGAAATCGCGCCGATCGGTAACCTCATCGCGCATCTTGCCGAACAGCATCCGGACGGCGGCGCCGCAATCGCGGCGCTCATCGAGGCCGGGGCTTTCGAGAGGGTTTGA
- a CDS encoding DoxX family protein, whose product MNAITGFYDKGVAIAGSRLAEGAALLLLRVALAGVFWRSGQTKVLEGSFVKIDPSQYDLFRSEFSGLPLDPAIAVPLTTFSEHFFPALLLFGLATRLSAGALLVMTLVIQIFVFPDAWWPVHSLWAAMAAILIVRGGGLFSLDAVIARMRTK is encoded by the coding sequence ATGAATGCGATTACGGGATTTTATGACAAGGGCGTAGCCATTGCGGGGTCGCGGCTCGCCGAAGGGGCTGCGTTGTTGCTGCTGCGCGTCGCGCTCGCGGGCGTCTTTTGGCGATCGGGGCAGACGAAGGTGCTCGAGGGTAGCTTCGTCAAGATCGATCCGTCGCAATATGATCTGTTCCGCAGCGAATTTTCAGGGCTGCCGCTCGATCCCGCGATCGCAGTGCCGCTGACGACCTTTTCCGAGCATTTTTTCCCGGCGTTGCTGCTTTTCGGGCTCGCAACGCGCTTGTCGGCGGGCGCCCTGCTCGTGATGACGCTCGTCATCCAGATTTTCGTTTTCCCCGACGCCTGGTGGCCCGTTCACTCGCTGTGGGCGGCGATGGCCGCGATCCTGATTGTGCGCGGCGGCGGACTGTTTTCGCTCGACGCGGTGATTGCTAGGATGCGCACGAAATGA
- a CDS encoding sigma-70 family RNA polymerase sigma factor — MSIDEPSLARLMAASQRGDRSAYRALLVDCRKWLERYFARRIAPHHIDDLVQETLVSMHRKLATWDSGRAFLPWLAAIARYRWIDMLRRQRDEAELGDNDAAVGAEDEAVHARLSIDHLLTLLPPKQAQAITLVKIEGASIAEASQICGQSESLVKVNIHRGLKKLAELIESE; from the coding sequence ATGAGCATCGACGAACCTTCGCTGGCGCGCTTGATGGCCGCATCGCAGCGGGGAGATCGAAGCGCCTATCGCGCGCTGCTCGTCGATTGCCGCAAATGGCTCGAACGTTATTTCGCGCGGCGGATCGCGCCGCACCATATCGACGACCTGGTGCAAGAAACGCTGGTGTCGATGCACCGCAAGCTTGCGACATGGGACAGCGGGCGCGCGTTCCTGCCGTGGCTCGCGGCGATCGCGCGTTATCGCTGGATCGACATGCTGCGCCGCCAGCGTGACGAGGCCGAACTCGGGGACAATGATGCCGCGGTCGGCGCCGAGGATGAAGCGGTCCATGCGCGGCTGAGCATCGACCATCTGCTGACGCTGTTGCCGCCAAAGCAGGCGCAGGCGATCACGCTGGTCAAGATCGAAGGCGCATCGATAGCCGAGGCATCACAGATTTGCGGGCAGAGCGAGTCGCTCGTCAAAGTGAATATCCACCGCGGGCTCAAGAAGCTTGCCGAACTGATTGAAAGCGAATGA
- a CDS encoding DUF1109 domain-containing protein — MKDASIDDLIDDLAGDLTPVRPRRVARGSMWVAAGWVAGAAALLLIFGLREDLAVRGMPPLSMLAFWLTAATGLAATWSALRMGLPGVGRDYGGWRWAVGASLSLPLAALVACITDGHAAMESARHGFGLRCLLQGVASGLGVGAALFFWLKAGAPTSPTRAGWVIGIAAGAAGATIVALHCASDDVVHIALWHGAAVLLSAIAGRLVLPRFLRW, encoded by the coding sequence ATGAAGGACGCATCGATCGACGATCTGATCGACGACCTCGCCGGGGACTTGACGCCCGTGCGGCCACGGCGCGTCGCGCGCGGGTCCATGTGGGTCGCGGCCGGCTGGGTCGCGGGCGCCGCGGCGTTGCTGTTGATCTTCGGCTTGCGCGAGGATCTGGCGGTGCGCGGAATGCCGCCGCTTTCGATGCTCGCCTTCTGGTTGACCGCGGCGACGGGACTTGCCGCGACATGGAGCGCTCTGCGCATGGGGTTGCCGGGTGTCGGGCGCGATTATGGCGGCTGGCGCTGGGCGGTCGGCGCCTCGCTGTCGCTGCCGCTAGCGGCCCTCGTCGCGTGCATCACCGACGGGCATGCGGCGATGGAATCCGCGCGCCACGGCTTTGGCCTGCGCTGCCTCTTGCAAGGCGTGGCATCGGGTTTGGGAGTCGGCGCGGCGCTGTTCTTCTGGCTCAAGGCCGGCGCGCCGACGTCGCCGACGCGCGCGGGCTGGGTCATCGGCATCGCTGCGGGCGCAGCGGGCGCGACGATCGTCGCGCTTCATTGCGCGAGCGACGACGTCGTCCACATCGCGCTCTGGCACGGCGCAGCGGTCCTGCTTTCGGCGATTGCGGGGCGGCTGGTCCTGCCGCGTTTCCTGCGCTGGTAG
- a CDS encoding NAD-dependent epimerase/dehydratase family protein, producing MTTLITGAAGFIGMHVASALLDRGEPVVGIDNLTPYYSVELKHARVAHLNANHGELFTFIDVDFGDAGALADALSSHRIDRIVHLGAQPGVRYSLENPAAYIHSNVAGHVNILELARHRSVAHLVYASSSSVYGMRADAPFRVADRADTPISLYAATKRADELMSETYAHLFRIPQTGLRFFTVYGPWGRPDMAVWKFTEAVLQGRPIDVYNHGDMLRDFTFIDDIVNGVVLALDHPPEDDQREKPGGFTTPHRLYNIGNNRPEQLTELIHAIEMACGRRAEINLLPMQDGDVYQTAADIDDISRDLGFAPTTPITTGIPAFVAWYREEWMKRQETIPSKA from the coding sequence TTGACGACGCTTATCACCGGCGCGGCCGGCTTCATCGGAATGCACGTCGCGTCGGCTTTACTCGACCGCGGCGAACCCGTCGTCGGTATCGACAATTTGACGCCCTATTACTCCGTCGAGCTCAAACATGCGCGCGTCGCGCACCTCAACGCCAACCATGGCGAGCTTTTCACCTTTATCGATGTCGATTTTGGCGATGCCGGCGCGCTCGCTGATGCGCTTTCCAGCCACCGGATCGACCGGATCGTCCATCTCGGCGCGCAGCCCGGCGTCCGCTATTCGCTCGAAAACCCCGCCGCTTACATTCACTCGAATGTCGCGGGGCACGTCAACATTCTCGAGCTGGCGCGCCACCGCTCGGTCGCGCATCTGGTTTATGCGTCGTCGTCGTCGGTCTATGGCATGCGCGCCGACGCGCCCTTTCGGGTGGCCGACCGCGCCGATACGCCAATCTCGTTATATGCGGCGACGAAACGGGCCGACGAATTGATGAGCGAAACCTACGCGCATCTCTTCAGGATACCCCAGACCGGCCTTCGCTTTTTCACGGTTTACGGCCCGTGGGGGCGGCCCGACATGGCGGTCTGGAAATTCACCGAAGCGGTTCTCCAGGGCCGGCCGATCGACGTCTATAATCACGGCGACATGCTCCGCGATTTCACCTTTATCGACGACATCGTCAACGGCGTCGTCCTGGCACTCGATCACCCGCCCGAAGACGACCAGCGCGAGAAGCCGGGTGGCTTTACGACGCCGCACCGGCTGTACAACATCGGGAATAACCGCCCCGAACAGCTCACCGAACTTATCCATGCGATCGAAATGGCATGCGGTCGCAGGGCGGAGATCAACCTGCTGCCGATGCAGGACGGCGACGTCTACCAGACGGCCGCGGATATCGACGATATCAGCCGCGATCTCGGCTTTGCCCCGACCACCCCGATCACCACCGGAATACCCGCTTTTGTCGCCTGGTACCGGGAGGAATGGATGAAGCGGCAGGAAACGATCCCAAGCAAGGCGTGA